One genomic segment of Thalassospiraceae bacterium LMO-SO8 includes these proteins:
- a CDS encoding DUF2189 domain-containing protein has protein sequence MTAPSVDATPATRRGTRPPPPQVNRVGVNDLIDVLALGLRDFRAAPAYDLFFAGIYAVGGWVLILMLFAFDLPYLVYPLAAGFALIAPFIASGFYVISRRLEAPAPDGGAVLSWGIVLGTVKSMFSHELGWMALVTGFSLFFWMDIAALLSFGFMGFQFFGFRELINDIFTTPSGWLFLVVGNAAGALIAFAVFSYSVISIPMLFHRDVDFITAMLTSVRFVALNPRVMAIWCATIATMIALALLSGLIGLFLVLPVLGHATWHLYRRAVALP, from the coding sequence ATGACCGCCCCCAGCGTCGATGCCACGCCGGCCACCCGCCGGGGCACTCGCCCGCCGCCGCCGCAGGTGAACCGGGTTGGGGTCAATGACCTGATCGACGTTCTGGCCCTGGGCCTGCGGGATTTCCGGGCGGCGCCCGCCTACGACCTTTTTTTCGCGGGGATTTACGCGGTCGGCGGCTGGGTCTTGATCCTGATGCTTTTCGCCTTCGACCTTCCTTACCTGGTTTATCCTTTGGCCGCGGGATTTGCGCTGATCGCGCCCTTCATCGCCAGCGGCTTCTACGTGATCAGCCGACGCCTGGAGGCCCCCGCCCCAGACGGCGGCGCGGTGCTCAGCTGGGGGATCGTGCTGGGAACCGTCAAGTCCATGTTCAGCCATGAATTGGGCTGGATGGCGCTGGTCACCGGGTTTTCCCTGTTCTTCTGGATGGACATCGCCGCCCTGTTGTCCTTCGGTTTCATGGGATTCCAGTTCTTCGGATTCCGCGAACTGATCAACGACATCTTCACGACGCCGTCAGGCTGGTTGTTCCTGGTCGTCGGCAACGCAGCCGGCGCCCTCATCGCCTTCGCTGTGTTTTCTTATTCCGTCATCTCCATCCCGATGCTGTTCCACCGCGACGTCGATTTCATCACGGCCATGCTGACCAGTGTCCGGTTCGTTGCGCTGAACCCGCGGGTGATGGCGATCTGGTGCGCCACCATCGCCACGATGATCGCCCTCGCCCTGCTGTCCGGATTGATCGGCCTGTTCCTGGTCCTGCCGGTCCTGGGACACGCCACCTGGCATCTCTACCGCCGCGCGGTCGCGCTGCCCTAA
- the xerD gene encoding site-specific tyrosine recombinase XerD produces the protein MLAAERGAARNTIESYGRDLDDFASFCARRKTAADAAAPDDVTAYMKRLSGAGMAASTQARRLSALRQFFRFLQAERVRDDDPTQAVDAPRQARSLPKYLSEEEVERLLTAARERPGADGLRTTALLEVLYATGLRVSELVGLPMAAVARDGRVLIVRGKGGKERMVPIGGPARDALGEYLAVRDGFLGKDRDARAAFLFPSRAQQGHLTRARFGQILKELAIAADIPPKRVSPHVLRHSFASHLLAHGADLRSLQQMLGHADISTTQIYTHVLEERLKALVDQAHPLARAPLD, from the coding sequence ATGTTGGCCGCCGAAAGAGGGGCCGCCCGCAATACGATTGAATCCTACGGCCGGGATCTGGACGATTTCGCGTCGTTCTGCGCCCGGCGCAAGACGGCCGCCGACGCGGCGGCCCCGGATGACGTCACGGCCTATATGAAGCGCCTGTCGGGTGCCGGCATGGCGGCCAGCACCCAGGCCCGGCGGCTGTCGGCCCTGCGCCAGTTCTTTCGCTTCCTCCAGGCGGAACGTGTCCGCGACGACGATCCGACCCAGGCCGTCGATGCGCCGCGTCAGGCGCGGTCCCTGCCCAAATACCTGAGCGAGGAAGAGGTCGAACGCCTGCTGACCGCGGCCCGCGAACGGCCGGGTGCCGACGGCCTGCGCACGACGGCCTTGCTGGAGGTGCTTTATGCCACCGGGCTGCGCGTGTCGGAACTGGTCGGCCTGCCCATGGCCGCGGTTGCCCGCGACGGGCGGGTGCTGATCGTGCGCGGTAAGGGCGGCAAGGAGCGCATGGTGCCGATCGGCGGGCCGGCGCGGGATGCCCTCGGAGAGTACCTTGCCGTGCGCGACGGATTTCTCGGCAAGGACAGGGACGCGCGGGCGGCCTTCCTGTTTCCGTCCCGCGCGCAACAGGGGCATCTGACGCGCGCCCGTTTCGGGCAAATTCTCAAGGAACTGGCGATTGCCGCCGACATTCCGCCGAAACGGGTGTCGCCGCACGTTCTACGTCATTCCTTCGCCAGCCACCTTTTGGCTCATGGCGCCGATCTGCGTTCTCTGCAACAGATGCTGGGCCATGCGGACATCTCGACCACGCAGATCTACACCCATGTTCTGGAAGAGCGTCTGAAGGCACTGGTTGACCAGGCCCATCCGCTGGCCAGAGCACCGCTGGATTAG
- a CDS encoding shikimate kinase: MSSQLIQKQEKTIVLVGLMGAGKSSVGRILATKLGLPFIDSDDEVETAAGCSIEDIFEIYGEPAFRDVEERVIDRLLNGPPMVLSSGGGAFMNPRTRARIAETATSVWLRADLEILERRTKRRAAGRPLLKGTDPSEKLKQLINERYPVYEQADIIIESVDETPEKTADKIIEKLTDGTA, from the coding sequence ATGTCTTCCCAACTCATTCAAAAACAAGAAAAAACCATCGTCCTCGTCGGCCTGATGGGCGCCGGGAAAAGTTCCGTCGGCCGGATCCTGGCCACGAAGCTGGGCTTGCCGTTCATCGATTCCGACGACGAGGTGGAAACGGCCGCCGGCTGTAGCATCGAGGATATCTTCGAAATCTACGGCGAACCGGCGTTCCGCGACGTGGAGGAACGGGTCATCGACCGCCTGCTGAACGGGCCGCCCATGGTTCTGTCGTCCGGCGGCGGCGCCTTCATGAACCCGCGCACCCGCGCGCGCATCGCCGAGACGGCGACCAGCGTCTGGCTGCGCGCCGATCTGGAGATTCTGGAACGCCGCACCAAACGACGGGCCGCCGGGCGTCCGCTGCTCAAGGGCACGGATCCGTCGGAGAAACTGAAGCAATTGATAAATGAGCGTTATCCCGTGTACGAACAGGCGGATATCATCATTGAAAGCGTCGATGAAACCCCGGAAAAGACCGCCGACAAGATCATCGAGAAACTGACGGACGGCACGGCATGA
- the aroB gene encoding 3-dehydroquinate synthase, whose amino-acid sequence MTSDEITIERLGVDLGERSYDILIGDGLLPDAGRLIAPVLRSKQVVVITDRNVAGAGHLATLETALAAAGIASRTIVLEPGEQTKDFAHLEQVIGDLLAGGVDRKTTLIALGGGVIGDLTGVCAALTLRGIDFVQVPTTLLAQVDSSVGGKTAINTAQGKNLVGAFYQPRLVLADTGVLDTLPPRELRAGYAEVVKYGVIDMPDFFDWLEGNGPSLLAGDAAARRHAILTCCNAKARIVSADETEQGQRALLNLGHTFGHALEAETGYGGGLLHGEAVAIGMVMALTLANRLGHCKGNDAARLRAHLDATGLPGDLVRLDTGGWTVDRLLAHMMKDKKTEGGKLTFILARAIGEAFIERDVPTGLVADVLNEFLSARR is encoded by the coding sequence ATGACGAGCGACGAGATCACAATCGAGCGCCTGGGCGTCGACCTGGGCGAGCGCAGCTACGATATCCTGATCGGCGATGGCCTGCTGCCCGACGCGGGGCGGCTGATCGCGCCCGTGCTGCGCTCTAAACAGGTTGTGGTGATCACCGACCGCAACGTCGCCGGCGCGGGACATCTGGCGACCCTGGAAACGGCGCTGGCCGCCGCCGGCATCGCCAGCCGCACGATCGTTCTGGAACCCGGCGAGCAGACCAAGGACTTCGCCCATCTGGAACAGGTCATCGGCGATCTTCTGGCCGGCGGCGTCGATCGCAAGACGACGCTGATCGCGCTTGGCGGCGGGGTCATCGGCGACCTGACCGGCGTCTGCGCGGCACTGACCCTGCGCGGCATCGATTTCGTACAGGTGCCGACGACCTTGCTGGCCCAGGTCGATTCATCGGTCGGCGGCAAGACCGCCATCAACACGGCCCAGGGCAAGAACCTGGTGGGCGCGTTTTACCAGCCGCGTCTGGTGCTCGCCGATACGGGCGTGCTCGACACCCTGCCGCCCCGCGAACTGCGGGCCGGCTATGCCGAGGTCGTTAAATACGGCGTCATCGACATGCCCGATTTCTTCGATTGGCTGGAAGGCAACGGCCCTTCCTTGCTGGCCGGGGACGCCGCCGCCCGCCGCCACGCCATCCTGACCTGCTGCAACGCCAAGGCGCGCATCGTCAGCGCCGACGAAACGGAACAGGGGCAGCGCGCGCTGTTGAACCTGGGGCATACCTTCGGCCACGCGCTGGAGGCCGAAACCGGCTACGGCGGCGGCCTGCTGCACGGCGAGGCCGTGGCCATCGGCATGGTCATGGCGCTGACCCTGGCGAACCGTCTGGGTCATTGCAAAGGCAACGACGCGGCGCGGCTTCGGGCCCATCTCGACGCCACGGGCCTGCCGGGCGACCTCGTGCGGCTCGACACCGGCGGCTGGACGGTGGACCGCCTGCTGGCGCACATGATGAAGGACAAGAAGACCGAAGGCGGCAAGCTGACCTTCATCCTGGCCCGGGCGATCGGCGAGGCGTTCATCGAACGTGATGTGCCGACCGGGCTGGTCGCCGATGTCCTCAACGAATTCCTCAGCGCCCGGCGTTGA
- a CDS encoding HlyC/CorC family transporter gives MEDETSLITIFFLLLMSAFFSGSETALTASSQPLMHRLELAGDKRAAVVNRLYDQKERLIGAILLGNNLVNILASSLATSLLITYFGEAGVAYATLVMTLLVLIFAEVMPKTYAIKNANTMALFVGPPVRILVALLAPITHTVELLVRGLFYMVGVDIRASGGNEHESEQELRGAIELHTGDEETGLERVMLRSVLDLADVQVGEIMIHRSSVNTLNADLSAEAIIAGVLESPHTRIPLWRGEPDNIVSVLHAKALFRAVHGAKGDLAALDVKSFAAEPWFIPDTTPLLDQLQAFRERREHFALVVDEYGSLQGIVTLEDIIEEIVGEIDDEHDLKVAGVEPQADGSYLVDGTVTIRDLNRQYEWHLPDEEAATVAGLVLHEARRIPEVGQSFRLFGFRIDIVARHRHQITRLRVTPPKPGEVTD, from the coding sequence ATGGAAGACGAAACAAGCCTGATCACCATCTTTTTCCTGCTTTTGATGTCGGCGTTCTTTTCCGGCTCGGAAACGGCGCTGACCGCCAGTTCCCAACCGCTCATGCATCGCCTGGAACTGGCCGGCGACAAGCGGGCCGCGGTGGTCAACCGCCTCTACGATCAGAAGGAGCGCCTGATCGGCGCCATTCTGCTCGGCAACAATCTGGTCAACATCCTGGCGTCCTCTTTGGCGACCAGCCTGCTCATCACCTATTTCGGCGAGGCCGGCGTGGCCTACGCGACCCTGGTCATGACCCTTCTGGTGCTTATCTTCGCCGAGGTCATGCCCAAGACCTACGCAATCAAAAACGCCAACACCATGGCCCTTTTCGTGGGGCCGCCGGTGAGGATTCTGGTCGCCCTTCTGGCCCCCATCACCCATACCGTGGAATTGCTGGTGCGCGGCCTGTTCTACATGGTCGGCGTCGATATCCGCGCATCCGGCGGCAACGAGCACGAATCCGAACAGGAACTACGCGGCGCCATCGAGCTTCACACGGGCGACGAGGAAACGGGCCTGGAACGGGTGATGCTGCGCAGCGTGCTCGACCTGGCCGATGTCCAGGTCGGGGAAATCATGATTCACCGATCCAGCGTGAACACGCTGAACGCCGACCTGTCGGCCGAGGCGATCATCGCGGGCGTCCTGGAAAGCCCCCACACCCGCATCCCCCTGTGGCGGGGCGAGCCGGACAACATCGTCAGCGTGCTCCATGCCAAGGCCCTGTTCCGCGCCGTACACGGCGCCAAGGGCGATTTGGCGGCGCTGGACGTCAAATCCTTCGCCGCCGAACCCTGGTTCATTCCGGATACGACGCCGCTGTTGGACCAGCTTCAGGCGTTCCGCGAACGGCGCGAACATTTCGCCCTGGTCGTCGATGAATACGGCAGCCTACAGGGCATCGTAACCCTGGAGGACATCATCGAGGAGATCGTCGGCGAGATCGACGACGAGCATGACCTGAAGGTCGCCGGTGTCGAGCCGCAGGCCGACGGATCCTACCTGGTCGACGGCACGGTGACGATCCGGGATCTCAACCGCCAGTATGAATGGCACCTGCCCGACGAGGAGGCCGCGACCGTCGCGGGTCTTGTTCTGCACGAAGCCCGGCGCATCCCCGAGGTCGGTCAGTCGTTCCGTCTGTTCGGATTCCGCATCGACATCGTGGCCCGTCACCGCCATCAGATCACCCGCCTGCGCGTAACGCCGCCCAAGCCCGGCGAAGTCACCGACTGA
- a CDS encoding CBS domain-containing protein, which translates to MQRKIIPDIVQRTELTATTIDATSEQAAKDMAAANVAAVVVLDADGVLIGILTERDMSRRVVAANKRPSDIKVGDIMTANPDTLAPNDRASDALELMLTRRYRHLPVVGEDGKCVAMVSIRDLYQAVKEGLEENIRETEAFVFGDRYSA; encoded by the coding sequence ATGCAGCGCAAGATTATTCCGGACATCGTTCAGCGCACGGAACTGACCGCGACCACCATCGACGCCACGTCGGAACAGGCCGCCAAGGACATGGCGGCGGCCAATGTCGCGGCGGTCGTCGTTCTGGACGCGGATGGTGTGCTGATCGGTATTCTGACGGAACGTGACATGTCCCGCCGCGTGGTGGCGGCGAACAAGCGCCCCAGCGACATCAAGGTCGGCGACATCATGACCGCCAATCCGGATACCCTGGCGCCGAACGACCGGGCCTCGGACGCACTCGAGTTGATGCTGACCCGACGCTACCGCCACCTTCCCGTCGTGGGCGAGGACGGCAAATGCGTCGCCATGGTGTCGATCCGCGATCTTTACCAGGCGGTCAAGGAAGGCCTGGAAGAGAACATTCGCGAGACGGAAGCCTTCGTCTTCGGCGACCGATACAGCGCCTAA
- a CDS encoding DUF2889 domain-containing protein, giving the protein MPLSRPASRKHIHTRDIKCLGFERDDGLWDIEGRLTDTKTYSFENHDRGGIAAGEPIHDMLIRLTLTGDMVVTAAEASTESSPFSMCGDVTQAFSQLVGLKVGPGWRRAVAEAMGGVHGCTHLRDLVMGPMAVTAFQTIFPARKKRGEPGPGKKSPLIDTCYAFRSTGPVVKVRWPEFYEEEGDGPAGTEGKKAG; this is encoded by the coding sequence ATGCCCCTCAGCAGACCCGCCTCCCGCAAGCATATCCACACCCGTGACATCAAATGTCTCGGCTTTGAGCGCGATGACGGCCTGTGGGACATCGAGGGCCGCCTGACCGACACCAAGACCTACAGTTTCGAAAACCACGACCGCGGCGGGATCGCGGCGGGCGAGCCCATTCACGACATGCTCATCCGCCTGACCCTGACCGGCGACATGGTGGTCACGGCCGCCGAGGCATCGACGGAATCGAGCCCGTTTTCCATGTGCGGCGACGTCACCCAGGCCTTTTCTCAACTGGTCGGACTGAAGGTCGGGCCTGGCTGGCGCCGGGCCGTGGCCGAAGCCATGGGGGGCGTGCACGGCTGCACCCATCTGCGCGACCTCGTGATGGGGCCCATGGCGGTGACCGCGTTCCAGACCATCTTTCCCGCCCGCAAGAAGCGGGGCGAACCCGGCCCCGGCAAGAAATCACCCTTGATCGACACCTGCTACGCGTTTCGCAGCACCGGCCCCGTGGTTAAGGTCCGTTGGCCCGAATTCTATGAGGAAGAAGGTGATGGCCCCGCCGGGACCGAAGGAAAGAAGGCCGGCTGA
- a CDS encoding ribbon-helix-helix domain-containing protein produces the protein MQSKLISRNVTVNGRRTSLRLENATWDALDQICECEKTTVHELCSMIESVRFGSSRTSTVRAFIVTYFRLAANRTSIEVGIADKALTAFKTT, from the coding sequence ATGCAAAGCAAACTTATAAGCCGAAACGTGACCGTCAACGGCCGCAGAACCAGTCTGCGGCTTGAAAACGCAACGTGGGATGCTTTGGACCAAATCTGTGAATGCGAAAAGACGACCGTTCATGAGCTCTGCTCGATGATCGAAAGCGTTCGCTTCGGCTCGTCCCGCACATCAACGGTACGGGCCTTCATCGTGACCTATTTCCGTCTGGCGGCGAACCGCACCAGCATCGAAGTTGGAATTGCCGACAAGGCACTGACGGCCTTCAAGACCACCTGA
- a CDS encoding J domain-containing protein, whose amino-acid sequence MGELLKNHESRQAESVCEWPGCDGNAEFKAPRSRDALNEYRWFCLAHVREYNRNWNYYKGMDENQVEADVRNDTVWQRPTWKLGAGDAAKFTRARIFNPFGIDDAIRDADARAQPFRADPRAAEARKTDPKTARALSVFGLETPVTIDDVKSRYKELVKRHHPDANGGTKAAEEEFKKVTEAYEALLDFLGP is encoded by the coding sequence ATGGGTGAACTGCTTAAAAATCACGAATCCCGCCAGGCGGAGTCGGTCTGTGAATGGCCTGGCTGCGACGGCAATGCCGAATTCAAGGCCCCGCGGTCACGCGATGCCTTGAACGAATACCGTTGGTTCTGCCTGGCCCATGTCCGGGAGTACAATCGCAACTGGAACTATTACAAGGGCATGGACGAAAATCAGGTCGAGGCGGACGTGCGCAACGATACGGTATGGCAGCGGCCGACCTGGAAACTGGGCGCGGGCGACGCCGCCAAGTTCACCCGCGCGCGCATTTTCAATCCCTTCGGCATCGATGACGCGATCCGTGACGCCGATGCGCGGGCGCAGCCCTTTCGGGCGGACCCACGCGCGGCCGAAGCCCGCAAGACGGACCCGAAGACCGCGCGGGCCCTTTCCGTCTTTGGCCTTGAAACCCCGGTGACCATTGACGACGTGAAGTCCAGATACAAGGAACTGGTGAAACGCCATCACCCGGACGCCAACGGCGGCACCAAGGCGGCGGAGGAAGAATTCAAGAAAGTCACCGAGGCCTATGAGGCGTTATTGGACTTTCTCGGCCCTTGA
- the cobS gene encoding cobaltochelatase subunit CobS has protein sequence MTTLESTATPGIDAAHQVPDVTVSVRQTFGIDSDMEVPAFSQAEEHVPERDEAYRFDRETTLAILAGFAYNRRVMIQGYHGTGKSTHIEQVASRLNWPCVRVNLDSHISRIDLVGKDAIVLRDGKQVTEFREGILPWALRNPTALVFDEYDAGRPDVMFVIQRVLEVDGKLTLLDQNQVIKPHPYFRLFSTANTVGLGDTTGLYHGTQQINQGQMDRWSIVATLNYLPHDEEVEIVCAKVPEYASKAGKEQISAMVELADLTRSGFMNGDISTVMSPRTVITWAENSRIFNDAGYAFRLTFLNKCDEIERPVVAEYYQRCMGEELPDSAMRAVLQ, from the coding sequence ATGACAACTCTGGAATCGACCGCCACTCCCGGGATCGATGCGGCCCATCAGGTGCCCGACGTTACCGTCTCCGTGCGCCAGACCTTCGGCATCGACAGCGACATGGAAGTCCCCGCCTTTTCCCAGGCCGAGGAACATGTCCCCGAGCGCGACGAAGCCTACCGCTTCGACCGCGAAACGACGCTGGCGATCCTGGCCGGCTTCGCCTACAACCGGCGCGTCATGATCCAGGGCTATCACGGCACCGGCAAGTCGACCCATATCGAACAGGTCGCGTCGCGCCTCAACTGGCCCTGCGTCCGGGTCAACCTGGACAGCCACATTTCCCGTATCGATCTGGTCGGCAAGGACGCCATCGTGCTGCGCGACGGCAAGCAGGTCACCGAATTCCGCGAAGGCATCCTGCCCTGGGCGCTGCGCAACCCGACCGCCCTGGTATTCGACGAATACGACGCCGGCCGCCCGGACGTGATGTTCGTGATCCAGCGCGTGCTGGAAGTCGACGGCAAGCTGACGCTTCTGGACCAGAACCAGGTCATCAAGCCGCATCCGTACTTCCGCCTGTTCTCGACCGCCAACACGGTCGGCCTGGGCGACACCACGGGCCTGTATCACGGCACCCAGCAGATCAACCAGGGCCAGATGGACCGCTGGAGCATCGTCGCGACCCTGAACTACCTGCCCCATGACGAGGAAGTGGAAATCGTCTGCGCCAAGGTGCCGGAGTATGCCTCCAAGGCCGGCAAGGAACAGATCAGCGCCATGGTCGAACTGGCCGATCTGACCCGCTCCGGCTTCATGAACGGTGACATTTCGACCGTCATGTCGCCGCGCACGGTCATCACCTGGGCCGAAAACTCCCGCATCTTCAACGACGCCGGCTACGCCTTCCGGCTGACGTTCCTCAACAAGTGCGACGAAATCGAACGCCCGGTCGTGGCAGAGTACTATCAGCGCTGCATGGGCGAGGAACTTCCCGATTCCGCCATGCGCGCGGTGCTGCAATAG
- the cobT gene encoding cobaltochelatase subunit CobT, with protein MNNSERPADLLKRVTAAAVKAMSNRPELEVHFQASGASATEEAVNLPAPSGPPSAEGITKLRGVADALALRLRYHDADVHRRMAPTGPDGHAVFEALEQARCESLGAQRMCGVANNLDFLLAEKCRAKGYGGVTEREEAMLPEVLGLLARERLPGQNLPKEAKHIVDLWRDELTRKVGPQLAELEKNALDQEAYGNLVREMIVALDMMTDAPAPSEPENQQDSADDDAEQGQDQNQNPDADMDTDGSLSSESGEAEMSDDMEFSTEGFDDDVMSGDGEEEPAGPTDWDDRWPRNAPDDLTLYKAFTQAYDEVVEAEELCDSEELTRLRAQLDQQLSHLQGVVSRLANRLQRKLMAKQTRSWDFDLEEGVLDAARLSRVVTDPLHPLSFKQEQDTDFRDTVVGLLIDNSGSMRGRPITVAAMSADILARTLERCGVKVEIMGFTTRSWKGGQSREDWVEKGKPKNPGRLNDLRHIVYKAADMPWRRARRNLGLMLREGLLKENIDGEALMWAHNRLLARPEQRRILMVISDGAPVDDATLSANPGNYLEKHLRDVISFIENKSDVELTAIGIGHDVTRYYRRAVTIVDAEELGGTMMANLAELFDEDTPASNAGAVRGRRRAG; from the coding sequence ATGAACAATTCGGAACGCCCGGCAGATCTTCTGAAACGCGTCACGGCGGCCGCGGTCAAGGCGATGTCCAATCGCCCGGAGTTGGAGGTTCATTTTCAGGCCTCCGGCGCTTCGGCCACCGAGGAAGCCGTCAACCTGCCCGCCCCGTCGGGCCCGCCCAGCGCCGAAGGCATCACCAAGCTGCGCGGCGTCGCCGACGCCTTGGCGTTGCGGTTGCGCTATCACGACGCCGACGTGCACCGCCGCATGGCCCCCACGGGCCCCGACGGGCATGCCGTGTTCGAGGCCCTGGAACAGGCGCGCTGCGAAAGCCTGGGCGCCCAGCGCATGTGCGGTGTCGCCAACAACCTGGATTTCCTGTTGGCCGAAAAATGCCGCGCCAAGGGCTATGGCGGCGTGACCGAACGCGAGGAAGCCATGCTGCCCGAGGTTCTCGGTCTGCTCGCCCGCGAACGCCTGCCCGGCCAGAACCTGCCCAAGGAAGCCAAGCATATCGTCGATCTGTGGCGCGACGAGTTGACCCGTAAGGTCGGCCCGCAGCTTGCCGAACTCGAAAAGAACGCCCTGGACCAGGAAGCCTACGGCAACCTGGTGCGCGAGATGATTGTCGCCCTCGACATGATGACCGACGCACCGGCCCCGTCGGAACCCGAGAATCAGCAGGATTCCGCGGATGACGATGCCGAGCAGGGCCAGGACCAGAACCAGAACCCGGATGCCGACATGGACACCGACGGATCGCTGTCCAGCGAATCCGGCGAGGCGGAAATGTCCGACGACATGGAGTTTTCGACCGAAGGCTTCGACGACGACGTGATGTCCGGCGACGGCGAGGAAGAACCCGCCGGGCCGACCGACTGGGACGACCGCTGGCCGCGCAACGCACCCGACGATCTGACGCTCTACAAGGCCTTCACCCAGGCCTATGACGAGGTCGTCGAGGCGGAAGAGCTTTGCGATTCCGAGGAACTGACCCGCCTGCGCGCCCAGTTGGACCAACAACTGTCGCACCTGCAAGGCGTGGTCTCGCGCCTGGCCAACCGCCTGCAACGCAAACTGATGGCCAAGCAGACCCGGTCCTGGGACTTCGACCTGGAGGAAGGCGTCCTGGACGCCGCGCGCCTGTCCAGGGTCGTGACCGACCCCCTGCATCCCCTGTCCTTCAAGCAGGAACAGGACACGGATTTCCGCGATACGGTCGTCGGCCTGTTGATCGACAATTCCGGATCCATGCGCGGGCGGCCGATCACCGTCGCCGCCATGAGCGCCGACATCCTGGCCCGCACGCTGGAACGCTGCGGCGTCAAGGTCGAGATCATGGGCTTCACCACGCGGTCGTGGAAGGGTGGGCAGTCGCGCGAAGACTGGGTCGAAAAAGGCAAGCCTAAGAACCCAGGCCGCCTCAACGATCTGCGCCACATCGTCTACAAGGCCGCCGACATGCCCTGGCGCCGCGCGCGGCGCAACCTGGGCCTGATGCTGCGCGAGGGGCTGCTCAAGGAAAACATCGACGGCGAGGCCCTGATGTGGGCCCACAACCGTCTGCTGGCCCGCCCGGAACAGCGGCGCATCCTGATGGTGATTTCCGACGGTGCGCCGGTCGATGACGCGACGCTGTCCGCCAACCCGGGCAACTATCTGGAAAAGCACCTGCGCGACGTCATCAGCTTCATCGAAAACAAATCCGATGTGGAACTGACCGCCATCGGCATCGGCCACGACGTCACCCGCTATTACCGCCGCGCCGTGACCATCGTCGATGCCGAGGAACTGGGCGGTACCATGATGGCCAATCTCGCCGAACTGTTCGACGAGGACACTCCGGCCTCCAACGCGGGTGCCGTCCGCGGCCGCCGCCGGGCGGGATGA
- a CDS encoding esterase-like activity of phytase family protein: MHRRIARIISRVLTGAALVLLAGHAPAVADTVEVRSVAVPLNAEKPDQTTVGKLKFRGGVELLSQSDRFGGFSALGLSADGKRLVSLTDEGNRLDARPVYGADGNLTGLTDTEIFTLTGPGGIPLIDKSMADAESMAPGVDGEIIVAFERIHRLWAYPPNRTEPSPLPLPAEMKNAPDNNGIEALTLLNDGSLFAIAEGKGRGGTFLAWVSNPKGWSVLIYKSEDSYRPTGAATLPDGDVVVVERYFTPREGARSRIRRIKADGIRAGAEISGELLADIRAPLTVDNFEGIEAIKGPRGETLIFLISDNNFNRFSPQRTLLMMFELMD; this comes from the coding sequence ATGCACCGCCGCATCGCCCGCATCATTTCCCGTGTCCTGACCGGGGCCGCCCTTGTCTTGCTCGCAGGTCATGCCCCGGCAGTGGCCGACACGGTCGAGGTACGGTCGGTCGCCGTGCCCCTGAATGCCGAGAAGCCGGACCAGACGACCGTCGGCAAGCTGAAATTCCGGGGCGGGGTGGAACTTCTCAGCCAATCCGACCGCTTCGGCGGGTTCTCCGCCCTGGGTCTCAGCGCCGACGGCAAACGCCTGGTTTCCCTCACGGACGAGGGCAACCGCCTGGACGCCCGTCCCGTCTACGGCGCCGACGGTAACCTGACCGGCCTGACGGACACGGAAATCTTCACCCTGACCGGCCCGGGCGGCATCCCCCTGATCGACAAGTCCATGGCTGACGCGGAATCCATGGCGCCCGGCGTGGACGGCGAAATCATCGTCGCCTTCGAACGCATCCACCGGCTATGGGCCTATCCGCCGAACCGGACCGAGCCCAGCCCCCTGCCCCTGCCCGCCGAGATGAAGAACGCCCCCGACAACAACGGCATCGAGGCCCTGACCCTGCTGAACGACGGCAGCCTGTTCGCGATCGCGGAGGGCAAGGGCCGCGGCGGGACCTTTCTGGCCTGGGTCAGCAATCCGAAGGGATGGAGCGTGCTGATCTACAAGTCCGAGGACAGCTACCGCCCGACCGGCGCGGCGACCCTGCCCGATGGCGATGTGGTGGTGGTCGAACGCTATTTCACCCCCCGCGAAGGGGCGCGGTCCCGCATCCGCCGCATCAAGGCCGACGGTATCCGCGCCGGCGCCGAAATATCCGGCGAATTGCTGGCCGATATTCGAGCCCCCCTGACGGTCGACAATTTCGAAGGCATCGAAGCCATCAAGGGTCCCAGGGGCGAGACCTTGATCTTTCTGATTTCAGACAACAATTTCAATCGCTTCAGCCCGCAGCGGACGCTGCTGATGATGTTCGAACTGATGGACTGA